The proteins below are encoded in one region of Coprothermobacter sp.:
- a CDS encoding pantetheine-phosphate adenylyltransferase codes for MDKIVYPGTFDPVTRGHVDIVERGARLCDQLVVGVAGIAYKRPMWSLDERVDMVRSATRHIPNVVVEGFDDLVVYFMKRIGTNIMLRGLRPVSDFDHEVQVAWANRYLDPNVDVIYLMSSQEHFFVSSTLIKQMYEGGGDIRDLVPASVADRIVLGLSRARGGTHD; via the coding sequence ATGGATAAAATCGTCTATCCGGGTACGTTTGACCCGGTCACCAGAGGACATGTCGACATCGTTGAGCGTGGAGCGCGTTTGTGCGACCAGCTCGTCGTCGGCGTTGCTGGCATAGCATATAAGAGACCAATGTGGTCACTGGACGAGCGCGTCGACATGGTGCGCAGCGCAACGCGACATATCCCGAACGTCGTCGTGGAAGGCTTCGACGACCTGGTCGTTTATTTCATGAAGCGCATAGGCACCAACATCATGCTGCGCGGATTGCGGCCCGTCTCGGACTTTGATCATGAAGTACAGGTTGCTTGGGCGAACAGATACCTCGACCCGAATGTGGATGTCATCTATCTCATGAGCTCGCAGGAGCACTTCTTCGTTTCCTCCACACTCATCAAGCAGATGTACGAAGGCGGCGGAGACATTCGTGACTTGGTGCCTGCAAGTGTTGCAGACAGGATTGTGCTTGGTCTGTCTCGGGCCAGGGGAGGAACGCATGATTGA